A window of Ketobacter sp. MCCC 1A13808 contains these coding sequences:
- a CDS encoding cytochrome P450 — protein MGTLADEATNLPKKPSRQVDHIPGESGLPVIGFTLHFLSDFHGLVNRMVAKHGPVFRYRAVMQDVITLTGPDANEFILRDAERNFSSKKAWDIILEKLFPNGLMLRDFENHKVHRKILQGAFKKPVLEAYVEKMNISFNRGLSSWPVQKEMLFFNHIKTLLLNTGAELFIGIKLGAEADKVNQSFIAAVDASLAILRMPIPGTTWWKGMRGRRYLEHFLGSLVAQKRLTEDNDFFSQICHSKGENGEQLSDEEVRDHMIFLLFAAHDTTTSTITSLIYRLAKHPQWQHILREEMLSFGKDTLTYEDLDDMEKTSLVFRETLRMHPALPTIPRRAVNACEFKGFKIPKNAAVGVVPLHTHYMEEYWTNPYKFDPERFSAARAEHKKHFYQWVPFGGGQHKCLGLNFAEIQTKMFLFHFLRKYRIEVRHGYEMPVQVVPLAVPKDGFPCTLHSVNR, from the coding sequence ATGGGAACCCTAGCCGACGAAGCCACCAATTTGCCGAAAAAGCCGAGCCGCCAGGTAGACCACATCCCGGGCGAAAGCGGATTGCCTGTAATCGGTTTCACATTACACTTTCTTAGTGACTTTCATGGCTTGGTGAATCGCATGGTCGCCAAACACGGCCCGGTATTCCGTTATCGCGCCGTTATGCAGGATGTCATTACCCTTACCGGTCCCGATGCGAACGAATTTATTCTGCGGGACGCGGAGCGCAATTTTTCCAGCAAAAAAGCCTGGGATATCATTCTGGAAAAACTCTTTCCCAACGGATTGATGCTACGCGATTTTGAAAATCACAAAGTCCATCGCAAGATACTGCAAGGCGCCTTCAAAAAACCGGTGCTGGAGGCCTATGTTGAAAAAATGAATATCAGCTTTAATCGAGGTTTATCGAGCTGGCCGGTGCAAAAAGAAATGCTGTTTTTCAACCATATCAAAACACTGCTGCTGAACACCGGTGCCGAGCTATTTATTGGAATTAAACTGGGCGCAGAAGCCGACAAAGTAAACCAGTCCTTTATCGCTGCGGTTGACGCATCACTTGCCATTCTGCGTATGCCCATTCCAGGTACGACCTGGTGGAAAGGCATGCGTGGCCGACGTTATCTGGAACACTTTCTCGGCAGCCTGGTAGCACAAAAGCGGTTAACAGAAGACAATGACTTTTTTTCACAAATTTGTCATTCCAAAGGTGAAAACGGCGAACAGTTAAGCGATGAAGAGGTGCGGGATCATATGATCTTCTTACTCTTTGCCGCACACGACACGACCACCAGCACCATTACTTCTTTAATCTACCGGTTGGCAAAGCACCCGCAATGGCAGCATATTTTACGGGAGGAAATGCTGAGCTTCGGTAAAGATACGCTGACCTACGAAGATCTGGATGACATGGAAAAAACCAGTTTGGTATTTCGGGAAACCTTGCGTATGCACCCGGCCTTGCCGACCATCCCCCGACGGGCAGTAAATGCATGCGAATTTAAAGGGTTCAAAATCCCGAAAAATGCCGCAGTGGGTGTAGTGCCATTACACACTCATTATATGGAAGAGTATTGGACCAATCCCTACAAGTTTGACCCGGAACGGTTTTCCGCAGCACGGGCTGAACACAAAAAGCATTTCTATCAATGGGTCCCGTTTGGTGGCGGCCAACACAAATGTCTTGGGTTGAACTTCGCTGAAATCCAAACCAAAATGTTTCTGTTCCACTTCTTGCGAAAGTACAGAATCGAAGTGCGTCACGGCTATGAGATGCCGGTGCAGGTGGTACCTTTAGCCGTGCCGAAAGATGGCTTCCCATGTACATTGCATAGCGTCAACCGGTAA
- a CDS encoding AMP-binding protein, whose translation MDSFPRFKNLVDMAAQRAQQKSQQVVSTFLTDNGQVDGEISFSGLDQAAKKIAMGLQQKGLKGRNLLLLYTPGLDYIRAFFGCLYAGCVPVPAYPPVGSKDLVRLQKIAVDCQAGAILSSSILGPVIESWVSNVSNGLDLTCIATDTFDAFDSSGFVPYDPEPDEVAFLQYTSGSTGHPKGVMVSHGNLLANFEQIVRGFVCGDDFETSFKDFNIVIWLPPFHDMGLIGGVLTPIYAGAHVTLMSPLTFLKRPYLWLKAISDTKAQVTGGPNFAYQYCVRKISQEQSESLDLSSLEVAFNGAEPIQVEALRGFADRFSENGFDKKAFLPCYGLAEATLFVAGSPPMRGARVLKARLDKLEQGKFSQAPANDPNPRNETGLVSSGVLAKDTCVRIVNHQTAQACADGEIGEIWINSPSVAQGYWDKPNFSKSVFGVTIRGDDSGMTFMRSGDLGFLWQDELYVTGRIKEMIIASGRNHYPQDIEQSLQEANPTFRQGCGAAFSVVEDGKEQLVIMQEVSRAAGNQADYQKLALVGVQAVAARHGLTPKALVLIPQSSLPKTSSGKIQRAEAKQMFVAGNFAPVFLYEPGTARSNASVARESTQEVSPQGGRDATDSAEFTDWRSDLYAEMQSWVADKLDVEPHHIDLDVTFSELGVDSVEAVDLVDRLQDRIERTIPAIEMLRYPTVKALILHFADELEQQQRVKQQSEEQQEEDVAKLII comes from the coding sequence ATGGATTCTTTTCCTAGGTTCAAAAACCTTGTCGATATGGCGGCACAAAGAGCTCAGCAAAAGTCTCAGCAGGTGGTGAGCACTTTTCTGACGGATAATGGACAAGTGGATGGCGAGATCTCCTTCTCCGGCCTGGACCAAGCGGCAAAAAAAATTGCCATGGGTCTCCAACAGAAGGGGCTCAAGGGCCGCAATCTCCTGCTGCTATACACCCCAGGCCTGGATTACATCCGCGCTTTTTTTGGTTGCCTTTATGCCGGCTGTGTTCCGGTGCCAGCATACCCTCCCGTGGGATCAAAAGATCTTGTCCGTCTGCAGAAAATTGCCGTGGACTGTCAGGCTGGCGCTATTCTTTCCAGCTCAATACTGGGTCCGGTCATCGAAAGCTGGGTTTCCAATGTCAGCAACGGGCTGGATCTGACCTGTATCGCAACAGATACCTTTGACGCATTCGATAGCAGCGGCTTCGTTCCTTACGATCCGGAGCCTGACGAAGTGGCGTTCCTGCAATACACTTCCGGTTCAACCGGGCATCCCAAAGGAGTCATGGTTTCGCACGGGAATTTACTGGCTAACTTTGAACAAATTGTACGTGGATTTGTGTGTGGGGATGATTTTGAAACGTCATTTAAAGATTTTAATATCGTTATCTGGTTACCTCCGTTCCATGACATGGGTTTGATTGGCGGTGTCCTGACACCCATTTATGCGGGCGCACACGTCACGCTGATGTCGCCCTTAACTTTCCTTAAGCGGCCTTATTTGTGGTTGAAAGCGATATCAGATACCAAAGCACAAGTCACCGGCGGGCCCAATTTTGCGTATCAGTATTGTGTTCGCAAAATTTCGCAAGAGCAGTCTGAATCTTTGGATTTATCGAGTTTAGAGGTGGCGTTTAACGGCGCAGAACCTATTCAGGTAGAGGCCTTGCGCGGGTTTGCAGATCGCTTCAGCGAGAATGGTTTTGACAAAAAAGCATTTTTGCCTTGCTATGGCTTGGCCGAAGCAACGCTGTTTGTTGCCGGCTCTCCGCCCATGCGGGGGGCTCGGGTGCTCAAAGCCAGACTGGATAAACTGGAGCAGGGCAAGTTTAGTCAGGCGCCTGCCAACGATCCGAACCCCCGCAATGAAACCGGTCTGGTGAGTTCCGGTGTGCTGGCAAAAGACACTTGTGTGCGTATTGTTAACCACCAGACCGCGCAGGCGTGCGCCGATGGCGAGATCGGGGAAATCTGGATAAACAGCCCGTCCGTAGCGCAAGGCTACTGGGATAAGCCGAATTTTTCCAAGAGTGTTTTCGGGGTCACTATCCGTGGCGATGATAGCGGTATGACGTTCATGCGCAGTGGGGATCTTGGTTTTCTCTGGCAGGATGAGCTTTATGTCACAGGGCGCATAAAGGAAATGATCATTGCCTCCGGGCGTAACCATTATCCGCAGGACATCGAGCAAAGCCTGCAGGAAGCCAACCCGACCTTTCGGCAAGGCTGTGGCGCTGCGTTTTCCGTTGTAGAAGATGGTAAAGAGCAGCTGGTTATTATGCAGGAGGTTTCACGAGCCGCCGGTAATCAGGCTGATTATCAAAAGCTGGCTTTGGTCGGTGTACAGGCGGTGGCTGCCCGTCACGGCCTGACGCCAAAAGCCTTGGTTTTGATTCCGCAAAGTTCACTGCCAAAAACATCAAGCGGAAAGATTCAGCGGGCTGAAGCGAAACAGATGTTTGTTGCGGGTAACTTCGCGCCGGTCTTTCTGTATGAGCCGGGTACAGCGCGTTCGAACGCTTCGGTAGCTCGAGAGTCGACTCAGGAGGTTTCACCCCAGGGCGGCCGTGACGCAACCGATTCCGCAGAATTTACCGACTGGCGCTCCGATCTGTATGCAGAAATGCAGTCCTGGGTTGCCGACAAGCTGGATGTAGAGCCGCACCACATTGATCTCGATGTCACGTTTTCTGAATTGGGGGTGGATTCAGTAGAGGCGGTTGATTTGGTGGATCGTCTACAGGACCGCATTGAGCGTACTATTCCCGCCATTGAAATGTTGCGATATCCCACGGTAAAAGCACTGATTCTGCATTTTGCAGATGAATTGGAGCAGCAGCAGAGAGTGAAACAGCAAAGCGAAGAACAACAAGAAGAAGACGTTGCCAAATTAATAATCTAG
- a CDS encoding S8 family serine peptidase, translating to MDLKRSRLLSALCCVGLGVASLTGVPANAQSAHKALRDLPSDRLIVKFKQADATIAAGGRVTPSALQRLRDRQGVRSKILRRMGNGSYVVSMGQAGKRSKLLSAIKQLRNDSEIAYVEPDVRMVAAGDEFFPQQWSLRNSNTGIHVQQAWDYSTGMNTVVAVLDSGILPHDDLRTNTLPGYDFISDTFIANDGSARDADATDPGDGMKAGECGNGIPSDAIHSSWHGSHVAGIIAAESDNGLGIKGVAYNAKILPVRVLGRCGGYSSDIADAIYWAAGYSVPGVKDNPRPAQVINLSLSSNNPAACGQAYIDAISAARAANVVVVAAAGNSASAAGDYSPGNCPGVITVAATGKFGGRAYYSNYGSEVSLAAPGGNMNYATDPNGILSTVNTGNFRAATDSYAPLQGTSMATPHVAGTVALMKSLERSASPDKIERILKNTTSDFPSNCGGCGRGLLNAGAAVKQMIGVTSAPPHSALDLTLGMWGLDGTLQEFQGETGIQYRVRVINNGLESVKNLTIKNILPADVRLKSLTSDTAGTCTLGNSTCVIDRLGAGERVKLTVLVLTGKQKKMKFSIEVSGNNTGLVSDDNKTSRNYGGN from the coding sequence ATGGATTTGAAGCGAAGCCGGTTGCTTTCGGCGTTATGTTGCGTGGGATTGGGCGTGGCGTCCTTGACCGGAGTCCCGGCTAATGCGCAGAGTGCGCATAAAGCGCTTCGGGATTTGCCGTCTGATCGGCTTATCGTCAAGTTCAAACAGGCCGATGCGACGATCGCTGCGGGGGGCCGGGTGACGCCCTCTGCACTGCAACGGTTGCGAGACCGCCAAGGGGTGCGCAGTAAGATTCTTCGCCGTATGGGTAATGGCTCTTATGTTGTGTCGATGGGGCAGGCAGGTAAGCGCAGTAAGCTGCTCAGCGCAATCAAGCAATTGAGAAACGACAGCGAAATCGCCTACGTTGAGCCGGACGTACGAATGGTGGCCGCTGGGGATGAATTTTTTCCACAACAGTGGAGCTTGCGCAATAGCAACACCGGTATCCACGTTCAGCAAGCCTGGGATTACAGCACGGGTATGAATACCGTGGTAGCGGTCTTGGATTCGGGTATTCTGCCGCATGATGATTTGAGGACCAACACCCTGCCAGGGTATGACTTTATATCCGATACCTTCATCGCCAATGACGGTAGCGCCCGGGATGCGGATGCAACGGATCCGGGCGATGGCATGAAGGCGGGAGAATGCGGTAACGGAATCCCCAGTGATGCGATCCACAGTTCTTGGCATGGTTCCCATGTGGCAGGCATCATCGCAGCAGAATCCGACAATGGATTGGGAATAAAAGGTGTTGCCTATAATGCGAAAATCTTACCGGTTCGGGTTCTGGGCCGTTGTGGTGGATACAGCTCCGACATTGCGGATGCCATTTATTGGGCGGCGGGTTATTCGGTCCCCGGAGTAAAGGACAATCCCAGGCCTGCGCAGGTCATTAACCTGAGCCTGAGCAGCAATAATCCGGCTGCATGTGGGCAAGCCTATATCGATGCGATCAGCGCTGCTCGTGCAGCCAATGTGGTGGTGGTGGCGGCAGCGGGGAACTCCGCCTCAGCAGCCGGAGACTATTCACCCGGTAACTGCCCGGGAGTTATCACGGTAGCCGCAACCGGTAAGTTTGGTGGACGCGCTTACTATTCGAATTATGGTTCAGAGGTGAGCCTGGCTGCTCCAGGCGGCAATATGAATTATGCCACCGATCCCAATGGGATATTATCGACCGTGAATACCGGTAATTTCCGGGCGGCAACTGATAGTTACGCACCATTGCAGGGGACCAGTATGGCGACCCCGCATGTGGCGGGTACGGTTGCGTTAATGAAAAGCCTGGAGCGCAGTGCCAGCCCGGACAAAATTGAGCGGATCCTGAAAAATACCACCTCAGACTTTCCGTCAAATTGCGGTGGTTGTGGGCGTGGCTTGTTGAATGCTGGGGCTGCTGTGAAACAGATGATCGGTGTCACTTCTGCGCCGCCACACTCTGCCTTGGATCTGACCTTGGGAATGTGGGGGCTGGATGGCACATTACAGGAATTCCAGGGAGAAACCGGTATACAGTACCGGGTGCGAGTCATTAACAATGGCCTGGAAAGCGTCAAGAATCTTACCATCAAAAATATTCTGCCTGCCGATGTTCGGCTCAAGTCGTTAACCAGCGATACAGCGGGCACCTGTACCTTGGGTAATAGTACCTGTGTTATCGACCGTCTCGGCGCGGGTGAGCGGGTGAAATTAACGGTATTGGTATTGACCGGTAAACAGAAGAAAATGAAATTTTCCATAGAAGTGAGCGGAAACAATACGGGGCTGGTTTCGGATGACAATAAAACCAGTCGTAACTATGGGGGCAATTGA
- a CDS encoding AMP-binding protein: MKGFPDFKNLVQMSAARAADKGDAEVIAFLAEDGSREGALTFAGLDQAAKRIAAGLVDKGLSGRNLMLLYAPGLDYIKAFFGCMYAGCVPVPAYPPMGARDIDRLKRVVMDCDAGAILSSSMLMPMIEAWVANPGNGLSLTCLATDALESNTDISGFTAFDANPSDVAFLQYTSGSTGHPKGVMISHQNLIANFQQIVWTFAHSSDLDYVAPNYKTVIWLPPFHDMGLIGGVLTPVYAGAKVTLMSPLTFLKNPFVWLKTISDMGAKVSGGPNFSYQYCARKIPDEKLQELDLSTWQVAFNGAEPIQLDSLNTFADKFAKCGFDKSAFLPCYGLAEATLFVAGSPASRGAKSLQVDLDQVAKGKVNPDAPVAEDAKIASLVSSGVLAIETDVRIVDPQSGQACGTGEIGEIWVNSPSVAQGYWNKPSFSDSIFRAEIKGEEDSKQFMRTGDLGMMWEDELYVTGRIKELIIVSGRNHYPQDIEFSLQSSNPTFRKGCGAAFGMTEQGKENLVVMQEVASAAGDQTDYSRLALEGAKAIAVRHGITPKAIVFIAPGTLPKTSSGKIQRTEAKKLYELGTFAPLHSWESAAFQKVAKPKKTQISNPEFNDWQSELYGEMQQWVADKLNVESHHIDLDVTFSELGVDSIEAIDLVDRLQDRIERTIPATELMRYPTVKALIEHFANELTEKDLKINNIDEHGSQSKTTA; encoded by the coding sequence ATGAAAGGGTTCCCCGATTTTAAGAACCTGGTTCAGATGTCTGCAGCACGAGCAGCAGACAAGGGTGACGCAGAAGTAATTGCGTTTCTGGCCGAAGACGGCAGCCGAGAGGGTGCTCTTACCTTTGCCGGGCTCGATCAGGCGGCAAAACGAATCGCAGCAGGTTTGGTCGATAAGGGGTTGTCCGGTCGCAATCTGATGTTGCTTTATGCACCTGGCCTGGATTACATCAAAGCTTTCTTCGGGTGTATGTATGCCGGCTGTGTTCCGGTCCCCGCCTATCCCCCTATGGGGGCCCGTGATATAGATCGCCTCAAGCGGGTGGTGATGGACTGCGATGCGGGCGCGATATTGTCGTCCAGTATGTTGATGCCAATGATAGAAGCCTGGGTTGCCAACCCCGGTAACGGGCTGAGCCTAACTTGTCTTGCAACGGATGCGCTGGAGTCCAATACGGACATCAGCGGCTTCACCGCCTTTGACGCTAATCCTTCCGATGTTGCTTTCCTGCAATACACTTCCGGTTCAACCGGTCATCCAAAAGGGGTGATGATCAGTCATCAGAATCTGATCGCCAATTTTCAGCAGATCGTTTGGACCTTCGCCCATTCCAGTGATCTGGATTACGTCGCACCGAATTATAAAACGGTAATATGGTTGCCTCCGTTTCATGATATGGGATTAATCGGTGGCGTGTTGACGCCGGTTTACGCTGGCGCGAAAGTGACGCTAATGTCGCCACTGACCTTCCTTAAAAACCCCTTTGTCTGGTTGAAAACAATTTCCGATATGGGCGCCAAAGTGAGCGGCGGACCAAATTTCTCCTATCAATATTGTGCGCGCAAAATCCCTGATGAAAAGTTGCAGGAGTTAGATCTGTCCACTTGGCAAGTTGCCTTTAATGGTGCCGAGCCCATTCAGCTAGATAGCCTGAATACGTTTGCGGATAAATTCGCGAAATGCGGATTTGATAAAAGCGCATTTTTACCTTGCTATGGTTTGGCTGAGGCAACGTTGTTTGTTGCCGGCTCACCTGCATCACGGGGCGCCAAATCGCTGCAGGTAGATCTGGATCAGGTTGCGAAGGGTAAGGTGAACCCGGATGCGCCGGTTGCTGAGGATGCGAAAATTGCTTCGTTGGTCAGTTCGGGCGTGTTAGCGATCGAGACCGACGTGCGCATTGTGGATCCGCAAAGTGGTCAGGCTTGCGGAACGGGCGAAATCGGTGAAATCTGGGTCAACAGCCCTTCGGTCGCTCAGGGGTACTGGAACAAGCCGAGTTTTTCAGACAGTATTTTTCGTGCGGAAATTAAAGGAGAGGAAGACAGCAAACAATTCATGCGTACCGGCGATTTGGGCATGATGTGGGAAGATGAGCTTTATGTGACCGGACGAATTAAAGAGCTGATTATTGTTTCTGGTCGTAACCATTATCCACAAGATATTGAATTCTCGTTGCAATCGTCTAACCCGACTTTCCGCAAAGGCTGTGGCGCTGCATTTGGAATGACTGAGCAGGGGAAAGAAAATCTGGTGGTGATGCAAGAGGTGGCCTCAGCCGCTGGCGATCAAACGGATTATTCACGGCTTGCGCTGGAAGGCGCCAAAGCCATTGCGGTTCGCCACGGTATTACACCCAAAGCCATTGTTTTTATTGCGCCCGGCACATTACCCAAAACCTCCAGTGGAAAAATACAGCGCACCGAAGCGAAGAAGCTCTATGAGCTTGGTACTTTTGCGCCATTACATTCCTGGGAATCAGCGGCTTTCCAGAAAGTGGCAAAGCCGAAAAAAACCCAGATCAGCAATCCGGAGTTCAATGATTGGCAATCGGAATTATATGGGGAAATGCAACAGTGGGTGGCGGACAAACTTAATGTCGAATCGCACCATATCGATTTGGATGTGACGTTTTCTGAGCTGGGTGTTGATTCGATCGAGGCAATTGATTTGGTCGATCGATTACAAGACCGTATAGAACGGACCATTCCGGCTACTGAATTGATGCGTTATCCAACTGTTAAAGCATTAATAGAACATTTTGCAAATGAGTTAACTGAAAAAGATTTGAAAATAAATAATATAGATGAGCATGGATCGCAATCGAAAACTACTGCTTAA
- a CDS encoding thioesterase II family protein encodes MIFGKNKSLACFKPNPAAALRLICFPCAGGGASMYRRWAEISSDVEVWAVNYPGRESLHDQPFADSTDALVELILENLDVFKAKPMVLYGHSFGAFVAFDCAYKLQQLGVTPKGLVVSARRAPQLAAQFLITDMPEKSFVDELDRLGGLPDAIRNSQEMMDFYLPIIKADLYLNDHCLVPATAKVDCPICLYSATKDKVADRTELEAWRDVTTAHFQHKTFEGGHFFIQDQVELFLASLKPVLLSYGQESDEDLIAF; translated from the coding sequence ATGATTTTTGGTAAAAATAAGTCACTGGCCTGTTTCAAACCGAATCCGGCTGCAGCGTTGCGTTTGATCTGTTTTCCCTGTGCCGGTGGTGGTGCCTCCATGTATCGCCGTTGGGCAGAGATATCTTCTGATGTGGAAGTGTGGGCGGTCAACTATCCGGGCCGTGAATCTCTGCACGATCAGCCTTTTGCCGATTCCACGGATGCGTTGGTGGAGTTGATTCTAGAAAATCTCGATGTGTTCAAAGCTAAGCCGATGGTTTTATATGGCCATAGCTTCGGCGCATTCGTGGCATTCGACTGTGCTTATAAACTCCAACAACTGGGGGTTACTCCCAAAGGTCTGGTAGTGAGCGCGCGTAGAGCGCCGCAATTAGCGGCGCAATTTCTGATAACCGATATGCCGGAAAAAAGCTTTGTTGATGAGTTGGACCGATTGGGCGGGTTACCTGACGCGATACGAAACAGTCAGGAGATGATGGATTTTTATCTGCCTATCATCAAAGCGGATTTATATCTGAATGATCATTGTCTGGTGCCTGCCACTGCAAAAGTGGATTGCCCGATATGCCTTTATTCAGCGACCAAAGACAAAGTGGCTGATCGAACAGAGCTGGAAGCATGGCGTGATGTTACGACGGCGCACTTTCAGCATAAAACGTTTGAAGGCGGGCACTTTTTTATTCAGGATCAGGTCGAGCTGTTTCTCGCCAGTTTAAAGCCGGTATTACTTTCTTATGGCCAAGAGAGCGACGAGGATTTAATCGCTTTCTGA
- a CDS encoding efflux RND transporter permease subunit produces MIPFRFLHLKVLSFLLLVLALALTPSIPDIVYRSEITDYFRDDNPNVQAFHKLETDLGFQQSLLVLLEFSHNKALESENVHRLFSISQDIRTLSGVTKVNSLLSTAISDKQQNTLSMYRYLKLQQPSSTASATHNVDTTLLGQLADNARSNGSLLSEDGRVASLQIHFSDQDSIDRLYPRIKSILSEQMDQQNAGTTYMLGPVEIKQALHHALLHDGFYLMPLVLLIGMGVLWYFLRSYWLVLSGSISIIAALWITAGVVGALKLTLNQTSALAFCIAFIIALADIIHLLMSYTHQPSRLSAPSAMLNALRSNGTSLFLTSVTTAIGFLSLNGSSSPVFATFGNIAAIGVACAFISAISITPVAAVFKQTNAREGQADLFQRWIPHLNAWRNKLNTQHYIAFYILSILICCGTLLNIFHNDPLDYFQDDSDIITATNVSEQRFHIHHPLSVLIDTQANDGIYSEAFLTSLNAFENWLSAHPDIANHNSFSSTFSQLKRHIHNNNLKWASAPANAQETADLWNLYEMASPDNQPQDLGLDKSFRSAVVSLGIPRLQSQQLIQLEQDIEHWFRINAPQFDVSVTGHALLFASIGKDLTYNMFVGGLLSAIVISVLIGVFLGNMKVGILCLIPNLFPAGIVYGLWGASVGIIDIAAAGTLSISLGIVVDDTIHILKRYIDYRKSGFSAEASMNKTLQQVGSALMLTTLILSLGMLVLTLSVFGPNQTTAILMASIILVALVYDLIMLPHLLKVFDRWLFPGYQPSQPDAELVQLQ; encoded by the coding sequence ATGATTCCTTTTCGCTTTCTGCACTTAAAAGTTCTTTCTTTTTTGCTTCTGGTCCTGGCGCTGGCTTTGACACCCTCGATCCCGGATATCGTATACCGTAGCGAAATCACCGATTATTTCCGTGATGATAATCCCAATGTTCAAGCCTTTCATAAACTTGAAACTGATTTAGGATTCCAACAAAGCCTTTTAGTTTTGCTGGAATTCAGCCACAACAAGGCTCTGGAATCCGAAAACGTCCACAGGCTGTTCAGCATCTCCCAAGATATCCGGACATTATCCGGCGTAACGAAAGTCAACTCTCTGCTTTCTACCGCGATCAGCGATAAGCAACAAAACACATTATCAATGTATCGTTATCTGAAACTGCAACAACCCTCTTCCACTGCGTCCGCCACTCACAACGTCGACACCACTCTGCTGGGTCAGCTTGCTGACAATGCCCGTAGTAACGGCAGCTTGCTATCGGAAGATGGCAGGGTCGCCAGCCTGCAAATCCATTTTTCTGATCAAGACTCTATCGACCGACTTTACCCGCGAATCAAATCCATTCTTAGTGAACAAATGGATCAACAGAACGCAGGCACAACCTATATGTTAGGGCCGGTTGAAATCAAACAAGCACTTCATCATGCCCTGCTTCACGACGGCTTTTATTTAATGCCGTTAGTGCTGTTAATTGGCATGGGGGTGCTGTGGTATTTCTTACGCTCTTACTGGCTTGTGTTATCCGGCTCAATTTCCATTATCGCCGCGCTCTGGATTACGGCCGGTGTGGTCGGGGCACTCAAACTCACCCTTAACCAAACCTCCGCTCTTGCGTTTTGCATCGCGTTTATCATCGCTCTGGCCGATATCATTCACCTGCTGATGAGCTACACCCATCAACCGTCCCGATTATCCGCTCCTTCAGCGATGTTGAATGCTTTACGCAGCAACGGTACATCGTTATTCCTGACCAGTGTCACCACCGCGATCGGATTCCTGAGCCTGAATGGCAGCAGCTCGCCGGTGTTTGCCACCTTCGGAAATATAGCCGCCATCGGAGTGGCCTGCGCCTTTATCAGTGCGATTAGTATTACACCCGTTGCAGCTGTGTTTAAACAAACCAACGCCCGCGAAGGTCAGGCTGACTTGTTCCAACGCTGGATCCCCCACCTCAATGCCTGGCGGAACAAACTCAATACACAACACTACATAGCGTTTTATATACTGAGCATTCTGATTTGCTGCGGCACCCTGCTTAATATTTTTCATAACGATCCGTTGGACTACTTTCAGGATGACTCAGATATCATTACTGCCACCAATGTGTCCGAACAACGCTTTCACATTCATCATCCGTTAAGCGTATTGATCGATACCCAAGCAAATGATGGCATCTATTCAGAAGCATTTTTAACGTCGCTCAACGCGTTTGAAAATTGGTTATCTGCGCACCCCGACATTGCGAACCACAATAGTTTTTCATCTACCTTTTCGCAGTTAAAACGCCATATACACAACAATAACCTGAAGTGGGCGTCAGCCCCCGCCAACGCCCAGGAAACGGCGGATTTATGGAATCTCTATGAAATGGCCTCGCCGGACAATCAGCCCCAAGACCTGGGGTTGGATAAATCATTCCGCTCCGCCGTCGTTTCACTGGGTATTCCCAGATTACAAAGCCAGCAATTAATACAACTGGAGCAGGATATCGAACACTGGTTCCGTATAAACGCACCTCAATTTGACGTATCGGTAACCGGCCACGCATTGCTGTTTGCCAGTATCGGCAAGGATCTGACATACAACATGTTTGTCGGGGGGTTACTGTCCGCAATCGTAATTTCGGTACTGATTGGTGTATTCCTGGGCAATATGAAAGTCGGCATTCTCTGCCTGATTCCTAACTTATTTCCAGCCGGTATCGTCTATGGTCTGTGGGGCGCCAGCGTGGGAATCATCGATATCGCTGCTGCAGGCACGCTTAGCATCAGCCTGGGCATTGTGGTTGATGATACCATCCACATTCTTAAGCGTTATATTGACTATCGGAAATCCGGTTTCTCCGCAGAGGCCAGCATGAACAAAACACTGCAACAGGTGGGCTCAGCATTGATGCTGACAACACTGATATTATCTTTGGGAATGCTGGTATTAACCCTGTCGGTATTCGGACCAAATCAGACAACGGCCATATTGATGGCCAGCATCATTCTGGTTGCACTGGTTTACGATTTAATTATGCTGCCGCACTTGCTGAAAGTGTTCGATCGCTGGCTATTTCCCGGCTACCAACCATCGCAGCCAGACGCGGAATTAGTGCAGTTGCAATAA